One genomic segment of Bradyrhizobium diazoefficiens includes these proteins:
- a CDS encoding NUDIX hydrolase — protein sequence MTSPIIHRVTTLDLAVRPISWPFAEERRAEIAAHFAEKQRERPKIWNGRILLGRDPVFSDGHFAATYSEVDFASFLAWRDWGFPDPAVFNGFGMGALQASDGAFVMGEMAPHTANAGRIYFPSGTPDPGDVREGTLDISGSVVRELEEETGLTADDYRAEADWHCVVSGRAIAMIQVLNLDVPGDVARARIEANLAREAEPELSAIHLVRGIDDLTPTMPRFVTAFVEQQFTSR from the coding sequence ATGACGTCACCCATCATCCATCGCGTCACGACGCTTGATCTTGCCGTGCGGCCGATCTCCTGGCCGTTCGCGGAGGAGCGCCGCGCCGAGATCGCGGCGCATTTCGCCGAGAAGCAGCGCGAGCGGCCGAAGATCTGGAATGGCCGTATCCTGCTCGGCCGCGATCCCGTGTTCTCGGACGGCCATTTCGCCGCGACCTATTCCGAAGTGGATTTCGCAAGCTTTCTCGCTTGGCGCGACTGGGGATTTCCTGACCCCGCCGTGTTCAACGGTTTTGGCATGGGCGCGCTGCAGGCCTCCGACGGTGCTTTCGTCATGGGCGAGATGGCGCCCCACACCGCCAATGCAGGCCGCATCTATTTCCCCTCTGGCACACCCGATCCGGGCGACGTCAGGGAAGGCACGCTCGATATTTCCGGCAGCGTTGTGCGCGAACTCGAGGAGGAGACCGGGCTCACGGCCGACGACTATCGGGCCGAAGCAGACTGGCACTGTGTCGTCTCAGGTCGTGCGATTGCAATGATTCAGGTGCTCAACCTGGATGTGCCGGGCGACGTTGCGCGTGCCCGGATCGAAGCCAATCTGGCGCGAGAGGCCGAGCCGGAGCTGTCGGCCATCCATCTCGTGCGCGGAATCGATGATCTCACGCCGACCATGCCGCGATTTGTCACGGCCTTCGTCGAGCAGCAGTTCACCTCGCGCTGA
- a CDS encoding ABC transporter substrate-binding protein: MRLRMAARLVRGLLVAISATGLAVSADAQEKKIKIGVIFDLTGPLAGGGSELEYIGTKIILDQFVKTGVEGYKVEAVYADAQSKPDVAINESVRLLEQEKVDLVLGFFSSAQCVPVAERVEQLKKFMWMTTCISSAVFNEKNYKYVFRPQASGDQFGMMTMDFIAQNAREKFGKEPKDLRVAIIHEDGSYGVDVSKGNEAGAKKAGFNVVLKEGYSATAPDLSALVTKLKRAKPDIIFHTGYNPDITLLLRQAREQGLKFGALMGHGAGYGVYEKLKEGMGADASYIFNTDPISIWLANQKTMDPKLPPVIKMVGEEFDKIKPGVAIRSAHVGIGASNTYVFMNDVLPRAIKKYGGVDPDALRKAALDTDIPEGGTMLGFGVKFYGEGTPMAGQNERSFPVVIQYIDDKSAVVWPKSQAQREAVLPLPKGTTYSNQ; this comes from the coding sequence ATGCGTCTGCGCATGGCTGCCCGCTTGGTACGTGGGCTGTTGGTCGCGATATCAGCGACGGGCTTGGCGGTGTCCGCTGACGCTCAAGAGAAGAAGATCAAGATTGGCGTGATTTTCGATCTGACCGGGCCGCTCGCGGGCGGCGGGTCGGAGCTTGAATATATCGGCACCAAGATCATCCTCGACCAGTTCGTGAAGACGGGCGTCGAAGGCTATAAGGTCGAGGCGGTCTACGCCGATGCGCAGAGCAAGCCGGACGTCGCCATCAACGAGTCCGTTCGCCTGCTCGAACAGGAGAAGGTCGACCTGGTGCTCGGCTTCTTCTCCTCGGCGCAGTGCGTGCCGGTGGCCGAGCGCGTCGAGCAGCTCAAGAAGTTCATGTGGATGACGACCTGCATCTCGTCCGCCGTGTTCAACGAGAAGAACTACAAATACGTGTTCCGCCCGCAGGCGAGCGGCGACCAGTTCGGCATGATGACGATGGATTTCATCGCGCAGAACGCCAGGGAGAAGTTCGGCAAGGAGCCGAAGGATTTGCGCGTCGCCATCATCCACGAGGATGGCTCCTATGGCGTCGATGTCTCCAAAGGCAACGAGGCCGGCGCGAAGAAGGCCGGCTTCAATGTCGTCCTGAAGGAAGGATACTCGGCGACCGCGCCCGATCTCTCCGCGCTGGTGACCAAGCTGAAGCGGGCCAAGCCCGACATCATCTTCCACACCGGCTACAATCCCGACATCACGCTGTTGCTGCGGCAGGCTCGCGAGCAGGGGCTGAAATTCGGCGCGCTGATGGGGCATGGCGCAGGCTACGGCGTCTATGAAAAGCTGAAGGAAGGCATGGGTGCCGACGCCAGCTACATCTTCAACACCGATCCGATCTCGATCTGGCTCGCCAACCAGAAGACGATGGATCCCAAGCTCCCGCCCGTAATCAAGATGGTCGGCGAGGAGTTCGACAAGATCAAGCCAGGCGTTGCCATCCGCTCCGCCCATGTCGGCATCGGTGCATCCAACACCTACGTCTTCATGAATGACGTGCTGCCGCGCGCGATCAAGAAATATGGCGGCGTCGATCCCGACGCGTTGCGCAAGGCCGCGCTCGACACCGACATTCCCGAGGGCGGCACCATGCTCGGCTTCGGCGTGAAGTTCTACGGCGAGGGGACGCCGATGGCCGGGCAGAACGAGCGCTCGTTCCCGGTCGTGATCCAGTACATCGACGACAAATCCGCCGTGGTGTGGCCGAAGAGCCAGGCGCAGCGCGAGGCCGTGCTGCCGCTGCCGAAGGGCACCACCTACAGCAACCAGTAG
- a CDS encoding ABC transporter ATP-binding protein, producing the protein MLEVSGLVKRFGGFTAVNNVSFRVDQGEILGLIGPNGSGKSTIFNMLSGTLAPTSGSIRFAGSEIAGLAPHRIINSGIGRTFQIPRPFRRLTIFENVALAGFYGQGRQSRIKAEEAADRSLAMVGLPTDRHASVDGLGAAGLKKLELAKALATAPKVLLADESLGGLDETEMDQAADMLRNIRDELGITIIWVEHIMGVLMRVVDRVMVLDHGEKISEGLPSAVAGDPRVIEVYLGTDAETTQAAAAEARRRAGGQ; encoded by the coding sequence GTGCTGGAGGTCAGCGGGCTGGTGAAGCGGTTCGGCGGCTTCACCGCCGTCAACAACGTGTCGTTTAGGGTCGATCAGGGCGAGATCCTCGGCCTGATCGGCCCCAACGGCTCGGGCAAGAGCACGATCTTCAACATGCTCTCCGGCACGTTGGCGCCGACCTCGGGATCGATCCGGTTCGCCGGCTCCGAGATCGCGGGCCTTGCGCCGCACCGCATCATCAACAGCGGCATCGGTCGCACCTTCCAGATCCCGCGGCCGTTCCGCCGCCTGACCATTTTTGAGAATGTCGCGCTCGCCGGCTTTTATGGGCAAGGTCGACAGAGCCGCATCAAGGCGGAGGAGGCGGCCGACCGATCGCTCGCCATGGTCGGATTGCCGACCGATCGGCATGCCAGCGTCGATGGCTTAGGTGCCGCCGGCCTGAAGAAGCTCGAACTCGCAAAAGCGCTCGCGACGGCGCCAAAGGTGCTGCTCGCCGACGAGAGCCTCGGCGGGCTGGACGAGACCGAGATGGACCAGGCCGCCGACATGCTGCGCAACATCCGCGACGAGCTCGGCATCACCATCATCTGGGTCGAGCACATCATGGGCGTCTTGATGCGCGTCGTCGACCGCGTGATGGTGCTCGATCACGGCGAGAAGATCTCGGAAGGGCTGCCGAGCGCGGTTGCCGGCGATCCGCGCGTGATCGAGGTCTATCTCGGCACTGATGCCGAGACCACGCAGGCCGCGGCCGCCGAAGCGCGCCGCCGCGCGGGAGGGCAATGA
- a CDS encoding ABC transporter ATP-binding protein, which translates to MLELRSVGAGYGTFQALFDVNLDVRAGEAVGVIGPNGAGKTTLMRVISGLIRPSRGSIRMEGVDVVATPPHKIVSLGIAHVPENRRLFPQLTVDDNLKMGAFMKEARGHYAERLEVVFELFPRLKERRHQMAGTMSGGEQQMCAIGRALMSNPKLLLLDEPSAGLAPVVVQQVFELVKRIRSRGLTVLIVEQNVQQVLKVVDRAYLIEAGTIRASGTSAEMLASDTVKEAYLGV; encoded by the coding sequence ATGCTTGAGCTTCGGAGCGTCGGTGCCGGCTACGGCACCTTCCAGGCGCTGTTCGACGTCAACCTCGACGTCAGGGCCGGCGAGGCCGTCGGCGTCATCGGTCCAAACGGCGCCGGCAAGACCACCCTGATGCGCGTCATCTCCGGCCTGATCCGTCCGTCGCGCGGCTCGATCAGGATGGAGGGCGTCGATGTCGTGGCGACGCCGCCGCACAAGATCGTCAGCCTCGGAATCGCGCACGTGCCGGAAAACCGGCGGCTGTTTCCGCAGCTCACGGTCGATGACAATCTCAAGATGGGCGCTTTTATGAAGGAAGCGCGCGGCCATTATGCCGAGCGGCTGGAGGTCGTGTTCGAGCTGTTTCCGCGCCTGAAGGAGCGCCGCCATCAGATGGCCGGCACCATGTCCGGCGGCGAACAGCAGATGTGCGCGATCGGCCGCGCCCTGATGTCCAATCCCAAGCTGCTGCTGCTCGACGAGCCCTCGGCCGGGCTCGCACCGGTCGTGGTGCAGCAGGTGTTCGAGCTGGTGAAGCGGATCCGTAGCCGCGGCCTCACGGTCTTGATCGTCGAGCAGAACGTGCAGCAGGTGCTGAAGGTGGTCGACCGCGCCTATCTGATCGAGGCGGGGACGATCAGGGCATCGGGCACCTCGGCCGAGATGCTGGCGAGCGACACGGTCAAGGAAGCGTATCTCGGGGTGTGA
- a CDS encoding branched-chain amino acid ABC transporter permease, whose product MQAVLDIFDIYLLEAVINGILLGGVLALLALGLNLIFGVIDVTWICYAELVMIGMYAMYFMVQYYGVSYFVAAPFTILLVALLGAALHYLVIAPLLTAPPINQLLATGGVLFVLQSFATVAFGIDFRNLGIRLPVLAFGDMNFSYARLLSFLAALVGMVAVYLFMTRTFTGTAIRAISQDRQIMALMGVDTKRIYLITSALGGALAGLAACLLVLQYDVHPFVGLSFGPITFLICVLGGLGNFIGGFIAAFVFAEIISLGGLFSDLEWGYVLAFAFFIVMMFIRPAGLLARRR is encoded by the coding sequence ATGCAGGCGGTCCTGGATATATTCGACATCTACCTGCTGGAGGCCGTGATCAACGGCATCCTGCTCGGCGGCGTGCTGGCGCTGCTCGCGCTTGGGCTGAACCTGATCTTCGGCGTCATCGATGTGACCTGGATCTGCTACGCCGAACTGGTGATGATCGGCATGTACGCGATGTATTTCATGGTGCAGTATTACGGCGTCAGTTATTTCGTCGCTGCGCCGTTCACGATCCTGCTGGTCGCGTTGCTCGGTGCCGCCTTGCATTATCTCGTGATCGCGCCGCTGCTCACCGCGCCGCCGATCAACCAGCTGCTCGCCACCGGCGGCGTGCTGTTCGTGCTGCAGAGCTTTGCCACTGTTGCCTTCGGCATCGACTTCCGCAACCTCGGCATTCGCCTGCCGGTGCTCGCCTTCGGCGACATGAATTTCAGCTACGCCCGCCTGCTGTCGTTCCTTGCCGCACTCGTTGGGATGGTCGCGGTCTACCTGTTCATGACCCGCACCTTCACCGGCACGGCAATCCGGGCGATCTCGCAGGACCGGCAGATCATGGCGCTGATGGGCGTCGACACCAAACGAATCTATCTGATCACCTCGGCGCTCGGCGGCGCGCTGGCCGGGCTCGCCGCTTGCCTGCTGGTGCTGCAGTATGACGTGCATCCCTTCGTCGGCCTGTCCTTCGGGCCGATCACCTTCCTGATCTGCGTGCTCGGCGGGCTCGGAAATTTCATCGGCGGCTTCATCGCCGCCTTCGTGTTCGCCGAGATCATCTCGCTCGGCGGCCTGTTCTCCGATCTCGAATGGGGCTACGTGCTCGCCTTCGCGTTCTTCATCGTCATGATGTTCATCCGGCCCGCGGGCCTGCTGGCGAGGCGCCGATGA
- a CDS encoding branched-chain amino acid ABC transporter permease gives MTGQWRLAAWGIGLAALVALPFVYRDPYHLHILVLILIWSFAYTSWSMMGRFGLVSLGHGGFMGIGAYVTALLWNHLGLSPWIGIPVSMVAAGALALIVGYPCFRFRITGHYFVLVTLALSGIVLQVITATRDHTGGSLGYTPNRAAGNKLLALQFDDKTTWYLIALAVWLFGIVVWHWVDRSMARYALEAISEDEDAAAAAGVNVTAEKLKITLLSALMTALAGAIYCQYQMFITPDTVSGIAVSLQMVFAAIVGGLFVSLGPTFGAIITILLAETLRIGFGTKAVGWDNLVYGVLLVLFIIFLPKGILGSVLDRLKPQRKVPRAHEQEVVQVARPGT, from the coding sequence ATGACGGGACAATGGCGGCTTGCGGCTTGGGGGATCGGGCTTGCGGCGCTGGTCGCGCTGCCGTTCGTCTATCGCGATCCCTATCATCTGCACATCCTGGTGCTGATCCTGATCTGGTCGTTCGCCTATACATCATGGTCGATGATGGGACGGTTCGGCCTCGTCTCGCTCGGCCATGGCGGCTTCATGGGGATCGGCGCCTATGTCACCGCGCTATTGTGGAATCATCTCGGCCTGTCGCCCTGGATCGGTATTCCCGTCAGCATGGTCGCGGCCGGCGCGCTGGCGCTGATCGTCGGCTATCCCTGTTTCCGCTTCCGCATCACCGGCCACTATTTCGTGCTGGTGACGCTGGCGCTGTCAGGAATCGTGCTCCAGGTCATTACCGCGACGCGCGACCATACCGGCGGCTCGCTCGGCTACACACCGAACCGCGCCGCGGGCAACAAGCTGTTGGCGCTGCAATTCGACGACAAGACCACCTGGTATCTGATCGCGCTCGCGGTCTGGCTGTTCGGCATCGTGGTCTGGCACTGGGTCGACCGCAGCATGGCGCGCTATGCGCTGGAGGCGATCTCGGAGGACGAGGACGCTGCGGCCGCCGCCGGCGTCAACGTCACTGCGGAGAAGCTGAAGATCACGCTGCTCAGCGCGCTGATGACGGCGCTCGCCGGCGCGATCTACTGTCAGTACCAGATGTTCATCACGCCCGATACGGTCAGCGGCATCGCAGTGTCGCTCCAGATGGTGTTCGCCGCCATCGTCGGCGGCCTGTTCGTCTCGCTCGGCCCGACCTTCGGCGCGATCATCACGATCCTGCTGGCCGAGACCCTGCGCATCGGCTTCGGCACCAAGGCGGTCGGCTGGGACAATCTCGTCTACGGTGTGCTGCTGGTGCTCTTCATCATATTCCTTCCCAAGGGCATCCTTGGTAGCGTGCTCGACCGATTGAAGCCGCAACGCAAGGTGCCCCGCGCTCATGAGCAAGAAGTCGTCCAGGTCGCACGCCCAGGAACTTGA
- a CDS encoding polyphosphate kinase 2 family protein, with product MSKKSSRSHAQELDRYITPFRYDGSGKFHLSDHKTDEKGDLDKEKAQAILEANKKGLIEFQEKLYAQDRWSLLIVFQAMDAGGKDSAIKAIFEGINPQGCEVTAFKAPSSKELDHDFLWRHVVALPERGHIGIFNRSHYEECLVTRVHPEILAREKLPPKLVTKHIWKERFEDIAAFERYLCRNGTLVLKFFLNVSKEEQRERFLDRLEIPSKQWKFSIDDIKERALWPRYQAVYQDIVRHTSTPHAPWYVVPADHKWFARVVIGSVINAALEKLDLRFPRADKASLAEFKTVRKALEKEGKGSKKRAGKQ from the coding sequence ATGAGCAAGAAGTCGTCCAGGTCGCACGCCCAGGAACTTGACCGCTACATCACGCCGTTCCGCTACGACGGATCGGGCAAGTTTCACCTCAGCGATCACAAGACCGACGAGAAGGGCGATCTCGACAAGGAGAAGGCGCAGGCGATCCTCGAGGCCAACAAGAAGGGGCTGATCGAATTCCAGGAGAAGCTCTACGCCCAGGACCGCTGGTCGCTGCTGATCGTATTCCAGGCCATGGATGCCGGCGGCAAGGACAGTGCGATCAAGGCGATTTTCGAGGGCATCAATCCGCAGGGCTGCGAGGTCACGGCCTTCAAGGCGCCGAGCAGCAAGGAACTCGACCACGACTTCCTCTGGCGTCACGTCGTCGCGCTGCCCGAGCGCGGCCATATCGGCATCTTCAACCGCTCGCACTACGAGGAATGCCTGGTGACGCGCGTGCATCCGGAAATCCTCGCCAGGGAGAAGCTGCCGCCAAAGCTCGTCACCAAGCACATCTGGAAGGAGCGGTTCGAGGACATCGCCGCGTTCGAGCGTTACCTTTGTCGCAACGGCACACTGGTGCTGAAGTTCTTCCTCAACGTCTCCAAGGAGGAGCAGCGCGAGCGCTTTCTCGACCGGCTGGAGATTCCGTCCAAGCAGTGGAAGTTCTCGATTGATGACATCAAGGAGCGCGCGCTGTGGCCGCGCTACCAAGCGGTCTATCAGGACATCGTCCGGCATACGTCAACGCCGCATGCGCCCTGGTACGTCGTGCCGGCCGACCACAAATGGTTCGCCCGCGTCGTGATCGGCTCGGTGATCAATGCCGCACTCGAAAAGCTCGACCTGCGCTTCCCGCGCGCCGACAAGGCCTCGCTCGCGGAGTTCAAGACCGTACGCAAGGCGCTGGAGAAGGAGGGGAAGGGAAGCAAGAAGCGGGCAGGGAAGCAGTGA
- a CDS encoding mechanosensitive ion channel domain-containing protein, giving the protein MSHKLAPALFAALFLAISAVSGARAEPPAPAASAAAALSPDEARRALETLQDDKKRAQIIDTLRAIANASGPQQPAPEQKSPIPLSADGLGAQLLLTVSEEIGEISREIASMARTLTHFPAFYYWIVRTANDPAAYNLLIEIAWKLALVLGCALAAEWVIFRAIRRPVAFLEGRVPQTARLPVQALPIADPPSSVADVTPAPELQKRRNSLARVWQVLLRLPFVLGRLLLELLPVFVFIGLATALLGTEIGDPVTVRFVILAVVNAYAFSRGLICVVRALAGPFGLFPVRAETAAYVEIWARRIVGVGVSGIAFANVALLLGLHRAGYAALLRMVMLVVHLFIVVIILQCRRQVAEAIRAPAERQGIAARLRNRIAGGWHYLAIALDLALWAVWALNIRNGYSLLLQYFVGTIVVALITRVAIMVTLSLIDRGFRIRPEILQRFPGLETRANRYLPLLRRIVSGVIAFIGFVAVLEVWGVDAIVWFYGGQIGSRLISAVVTIGLAVFIAAAIWEASNALLDRQINTLSRDGHYARAARLRTFQPMLRTALLCLIATVVGLTALSEIGVNVAPLLAGAGIVGIAIGFGSQKLVQDLITGLFLLLENTVQVGDTVSVSGLTGVVENVSIRTIRLRAGDGAVHIVPFSAVTTITNASRGAGNASVSVNVAYKEDTDRAGQILKDIVDEMRREPEFRAAIRGDLELWGIDKVDGAMVSIVGQIRCTEAGRWPVQREFNRRMKLRFQQNGIEIASPVQTILMQVAPPADAAANLTPRRAAR; this is encoded by the coding sequence GTGTCGCACAAGCTTGCCCCGGCGCTCTTCGCCGCTCTCTTCCTCGCGATCTCGGCTGTCTCCGGCGCCCGCGCCGAGCCGCCCGCTCCGGCGGCCAGTGCTGCTGCCGCGCTGTCGCCGGACGAGGCGAGGCGTGCGCTGGAAACCCTCCAGGACGACAAGAAACGCGCGCAGATCATCGACACCTTGCGCGCGATCGCGAATGCGTCAGGTCCACAGCAGCCCGCGCCCGAGCAGAAGTCACCGATCCCGCTCTCGGCCGACGGTCTCGGCGCGCAGCTTCTGCTCACGGTCTCGGAAGAGATCGGCGAGATCTCGCGCGAGATCGCCAGCATGGCGCGGACGCTGACGCATTTCCCGGCGTTCTACTATTGGATTGTGCGCACCGCCAATGATCCCGCCGCCTATAACCTCCTGATCGAGATCGCCTGGAAGCTCGCGCTGGTGCTCGGCTGCGCGCTTGCGGCCGAATGGGTGATCTTCCGCGCGATCCGGCGTCCGGTCGCCTTCCTGGAAGGACGCGTGCCGCAAACCGCACGGCTGCCGGTGCAGGCGCTGCCGATTGCCGACCCACCATCGTCAGTGGCCGACGTGACGCCGGCGCCTGAATTGCAGAAGCGGCGCAACAGCCTCGCCCGGGTCTGGCAGGTGCTGCTGCGGCTGCCGTTCGTGCTCGGACGCCTCCTGCTCGAACTGCTGCCGGTGTTCGTCTTCATCGGTTTAGCGACCGCATTGCTCGGAACCGAGATCGGCGATCCCGTCACCGTCCGCTTCGTGATCCTCGCCGTCGTCAACGCCTATGCGTTCTCGCGCGGGCTCATCTGCGTGGTTCGTGCGCTGGCGGGACCGTTCGGCCTGTTTCCGGTGCGCGCCGAGACTGCGGCCTATGTCGAGATCTGGGCGCGCCGCATCGTCGGCGTTGGCGTTTCCGGCATCGCCTTCGCCAATGTGGCGCTGCTGCTCGGCCTGCACCGCGCCGGCTACGCGGCGCTGCTGCGCATGGTGATGCTGGTCGTGCACCTCTTCATCGTCGTCATCATCCTGCAATGCCGCCGCCAGGTCGCTGAGGCCATCCGCGCGCCGGCCGAACGGCAGGGCATCGCCGCGCGCCTGCGCAACCGCATCGCCGGCGGCTGGCACTATCTTGCCATCGCGCTCGATCTTGCGTTGTGGGCGGTGTGGGCGCTCAACATCCGCAACGGCTATTCGCTGCTGCTGCAATATTTCGTCGGCACGATCGTGGTGGCGCTGATCACGCGCGTCGCCATCATGGTGACCTTGAGCCTGATCGATCGCGGCTTCCGCATCAGGCCGGAGATCCTGCAGCGCTTTCCGGGGCTGGAGACCCGCGCCAACCGTTATCTGCCGCTGCTGCGCAGGATCGTCTCCGGCGTGATCGCCTTCATCGGCTTCGTCGCCGTGCTCGAGGTCTGGGGCGTCGATGCCATCGTCTGGTTCTATGGCGGCCAGATCGGCAGCCGGCTGATCTCGGCCGTGGTGACGATCGGCCTCGCCGTGTTCATCGCAGCGGCGATCTGGGAAGCCAGCAACGCGCTGCTGGATCGCCAGATCAACACGCTGTCGCGCGACGGACACTATGCCCGCGCGGCTCGCTTACGCACCTTCCAGCCGATGCTGCGCACCGCGCTGCTCTGCCTGATCGCAACGGTCGTCGGCCTCACCGCGCTGAGCGAGATCGGCGTCAATGTCGCGCCGCTGCTGGCGGGCGCCGGCATCGTCGGCATCGCCATCGGCTTCGGCTCGCAGAAGCTGGTGCAGGATCTCATCACCGGACTGTTCCTGCTGCTGGAGAACACGGTGCAGGTCGGCGACACCGTGAGTGTGTCGGGCCTAACCGGCGTGGTCGAGAACGTCTCGATCCGCACCATTCGGCTGCGCGCTGGCGACGGCGCCGTGCACATCGTGCCGTTCAGCGCGGTCACGACCATCACCAATGCCAGCCGCGGCGCCGGCAATGCCTCCGTCAGCGTCAACGTCGCTTACAAGGAGGACACCGACCGCGCCGGCCAGATCCTCAAGGACATCGTCGACGAGATGCGGCGCGAGCCGGAGTTTCGCGCGGCGATCCGCGGCGATCTCGAACTGTGGGGCATCGACAAGGTCGACGGCGCCATGGTGTCCATCGTCGGCCAGATCCGCTGCACCGAAGCCGGGCGCTGGCCGGTCCAGCGCGAATTCAACCGCCGCATGAAGCTGCGCTTCCAGCAGAACGGCATCGAAATCGCGTCCCCCGTCCAGACCATATTGATGCAGGTCGCGCCGCCGGCTGACGCTGCCGCCAATTTGACGCCGCGGCGGGCGGCCCGATAG
- a CDS encoding NAD-dependent malic enzyme, producing MTLLRDPLLNKGTAFTEAEREALGLRGLLPPCVLTMETQAQRILTNLRTLPTDLEKYVALNALHDRNEALFFRVVVDNIDEIQPIIYTPTVGLACQKYGLIFQRPRGMFICSRDRGQIGEILKNWPHAAKLIVVTDGERILGLGDLGANGMGIPVGKLSLYSACAGVHPEQCLPVVLDVGTNNEELLGDPYYLGLRERRLTGEAYDSFVDEFMEAARKTFPGVLIQFEDFANHSAFRLLHKYRDEACVFNDDIQGTAAVALAGLFSALRVSGGRLRDQRILFLGAGEAATGIADLVVSAMMAEGASEAEALRRNWLVDSRGLVVAGRDGLHGHKLRYAHTGQAPIADFLTAIRTLKPTAIIGVAAVGGAFTPDVLKAMAELNGQPIVFALSNPTSKAECSAEDAYRYTEGRALFACGSPYDPVKLNGRTFVPRQGNNSYIFPGVGLGVIASRSRLVTDEMFMAAAHTLADCVGKDDLAQGSLYPALPRIREVSARIAVAVADVAYQRGLADGPAPNDVKGLVQSQMYEPMY from the coding sequence ATGACGCTGCTGCGCGATCCCCTGCTCAACAAGGGCACCGCCTTCACGGAGGCGGAGCGCGAGGCGCTCGGCCTGCGCGGCCTGCTGCCTCCATGCGTGCTGACGATGGAGACGCAAGCTCAGCGTATTCTGACCAATCTGCGCACTTTGCCGACGGATCTCGAAAAATACGTCGCACTGAATGCGCTGCACGACCGCAATGAGGCGCTGTTCTTCCGCGTCGTCGTCGACAATATCGACGAGATCCAGCCGATCATCTACACGCCGACGGTCGGGCTCGCCTGCCAGAAATACGGCCTGATCTTCCAGCGGCCGCGCGGCATGTTCATCTGCTCGCGCGATCGCGGCCAGATCGGTGAGATCCTGAAGAACTGGCCCCATGCCGCAAAGCTCATCGTCGTCACCGACGGCGAGCGCATCCTCGGCCTCGGCGATCTCGGTGCCAACGGCATGGGCATACCCGTCGGCAAATTGTCGCTCTATTCGGCCTGCGCCGGCGTGCATCCCGAGCAGTGCCTGCCTGTTGTGCTCGACGTCGGCACCAACAACGAAGAGCTGCTGGGCGATCCCTATTATCTCGGCCTGCGCGAGCGCCGGCTCACGGGCGAGGCCTATGACAGCTTCGTCGACGAGTTCATGGAGGCGGCGCGAAAGACGTTTCCCGGCGTGCTGATCCAGTTCGAGGATTTCGCCAATCACTCGGCGTTCAGGCTGCTGCACAAATACCGCGACGAAGCCTGCGTCTTCAACGACGACATCCAGGGTACCGCGGCGGTGGCGCTCGCCGGCCTGTTTTCGGCCCTGCGCGTCTCCGGCGGCAGGCTGAGGGACCAGCGCATCCTGTTCCTCGGCGCCGGCGAAGCCGCGACCGGCATCGCCGATCTCGTGGTCTCCGCGATGATGGCGGAGGGCGCGTCGGAAGCGGAAGCGCTGCGGCGCAACTGGCTGGTGGATTCCCGCGGCCTCGTCGTTGCGGGCCGCGACGGCCTTCACGGCCACAAGCTGCGTTATGCCCATACCGGGCAGGCGCCGATCGCCGATTTCCTCACCGCGATCAGGACGCTGAAGCCGACGGCGATCATCGGCGTCGCCGCCGTTGGCGGCGCCTTCACGCCCGACGTGCTCAAGGCGATGGCCGAGCTCAACGGGCAGCCGATCGTGTTCGCGCTGTCCAACCCGACCTCGAAGGCCGAATGCTCGGCGGAGGATGCCTATCGCTACACCGAGGGCCGCGCGCTGTTCGCCTGCGGCAGCCCGTACGATCCGGTGAAGCTGAACGGCCGCACCTTCGTGCCGCGCCAGGGCAACAATTCCTACATCTTCCCCGGCGTCGGCCTCGGCGTCATCGCCAGCCGCTCGCGGCTCGTCACCGACGAGATGTTCATGGCGGCCGCCCATACGCTCGCCGATTGCGTCGGCAAGGACGACCTTGCGCAGGGCAGCCTCTATCCGGCGCTGCCCCGCATCCGCGAGGTCTCGGCCCGTATTGCGGTTGCCGTCGCGGATGTCGCCTATCAGCGCGGGCTGGCGGATGGACCGGCGCCCAACGATGTGAAGGGTCTGGTGCAGTCGCAGATGTACGAGCCGATGTACTGA
- a CDS encoding BlaI/MecI/CopY family transcriptional regulator: protein MDDRLPELGDLEREVMQLVWSHGPVTAEIVRERLSRRLKESTVRTVLRRLEEKGYVRHTVDGRTYVYHAAEERSRVAAKAVQRIVDWFCNGSIEEVLVGMVDNAMLDQQQLRTLADQVAKAKKARGVKKE from the coding sequence ATGGACGATCGTTTGCCCGAGCTGGGCGACCTCGAGCGCGAGGTCATGCAATTGGTTTGGTCCCATGGTCCCGTCACGGCCGAAATCGTGCGGGAGCGGCTGTCGCGACGTCTGAAGGAATCCACCGTCCGCACCGTGCTGCGCCGGCTCGAGGAGAAGGGCTATGTTCGCCACACCGTGGACGGACGGACCTATGTCTACCACGCCGCCGAAGAGCGCTCACGGGTCGCCGCCAAGGCGGTGCAGCGCATCGTGGACTGGTTCTGCAACGGCTCGATCGAGGAAGTCCTCGTCGGCATGGTGGACAATGCGATGCTCGACCAGCAGCAGCTGCGCACGTTGGCCGATCAAGTAGCCAAGGCGAAGAAAGCGAGGGGAGTGAAGAAAGAATGA